One window of Mixophyes fleayi isolate aMixFle1 chromosome 3, aMixFle1.hap1, whole genome shotgun sequence genomic DNA carries:
- the FAM168B gene encoding myelin-associated neurite-outgrowth inhibitor isoform X3: MNPVYSPGSSGVPYANAKGIGYPAGFPMGYAAAAPAYSPNMYAGANPAFPSGYTPGTPYKVSCSPTSGTVPPYSSSPNPYQTAVYPVRSAYPQQNPYAQQGTYYTQPLYAAPPHVIHHTTVVQPNGMPATMYPAPIASPRGSGVAMGMVAGTTMAMSAGTLLTTHSPTPVAPHQVTMPAYRPPGTPTYSYVPPQW, from the exons ATGAATCCCGTTTATAGCCCTGGTTCCTCTGGGGTACCATATGCAAATGCCAAAGGTATTGGGTACCCTG CAGGCTTCCCAATGGGATATGCAGCTGCAGctcctgcctactctcccaacaTGTATGCTGGTGCAAATCCTGCCTTCCCTTCAG GATATACACCAGGTACACCATACAAAGTTTCATGTTCCCCCACCAGTGGGACTGTGCCACCTTACTCCTCTTCCCCAAATCCTTACCAGACTGCAGTATACCCAGTAAGAAGTGCCTACCCACAGCAGAATCCATATGCACAG CAAGGAACGTATTATACACAGCCACTGTATGCAGCCCCTCCACACGTAATTCATCACACTACTGTTGTGCAACCCAATGGAATGCCAGCAACTATGTATCCAGCGCCAATTGCTTCTCCAAGAGGTAGTGGCGTGGCTATGGGGATGGTTGCTGGGACCACAATGGCGATGTCAGCAG GTACATTGTTGACCACCCATTCACCAACTCCAGTAGCTCCTCATCAAGTTACGATGCCTGCATATCGGCCTCCGGGGACACCAACCTATAGTTATGTCCCACCACAGTGGTGA
- the FAM168B gene encoding myelin-associated neurite-outgrowth inhibitor isoform X1 translates to MNPVYSPGSSGVPYANAKGIGYPAGFPMGYAAAAPAYSPNMYAGANPAFPSEVEHPQYVTSGVQMFMFGHAFSAARNGAINSGYTPGTPYKVSCSPTSGTVPPYSSSPNPYQTAVYPVRSAYPQQNPYAQQGTYYTQPLYAAPPHVIHHTTVVQPNGMPATMYPAPIASPRGSGVAMGMVAGTTMAMSAGTLLTTHSPTPVAPHQVTMPAYRPPGTPTYSYVPPQW, encoded by the exons ATGAATCCCGTTTATAGCCCTGGTTCCTCTGGGGTACCATATGCAAATGCCAAAGGTATTGGGTACCCTG CAGGCTTCCCAATGGGATATGCAGCTGCAGctcctgcctactctcccaacaTGTATGCTGGTGCAAATCCTGCCTTCCCTTCAG AAGTAGAACATCCACAATATGTGACTTCGGGTGTGCAAATGTTCATGTTCGGGCACGCTTTCTCTGCTGCGAGAAACGGTGCAATTAATTCAG GATATACACCAGGTACACCATACAAAGTTTCATGTTCCCCCACCAGTGGGACTGTGCCACCTTACTCCTCTTCCCCAAATCCTTACCAGACTGCAGTATACCCAGTAAGAAGTGCCTACCCACAGCAGAATCCATATGCACAG CAAGGAACGTATTATACACAGCCACTGTATGCAGCCCCTCCACACGTAATTCATCACACTACTGTTGTGCAACCCAATGGAATGCCAGCAACTATGTATCCAGCGCCAATTGCTTCTCCAAGAGGTAGTGGCGTGGCTATGGGGATGGTTGCTGGGACCACAATGGCGATGTCAGCAG GTACATTGTTGACCACCCATTCACCAACTCCAGTAGCTCCTCATCAAGTTACGATGCCTGCATATCGGCCTCCGGGGACACCAACCTATAGTTATGTCCCACCACAGTGGTGA
- the FAM168B gene encoding myelin-associated neurite-outgrowth inhibitor isoform X2, which yields MNPVYSPGSSGVPYANAKGIGYPGFPMGYAAAAPAYSPNMYAGANPAFPSEVEHPQYVTSGVQMFMFGHAFSAARNGAINSGYTPGTPYKVSCSPTSGTVPPYSSSPNPYQTAVYPVRSAYPQQNPYAQQGTYYTQPLYAAPPHVIHHTTVVQPNGMPATMYPAPIASPRGSGVAMGMVAGTTMAMSAGTLLTTHSPTPVAPHQVTMPAYRPPGTPTYSYVPPQW from the exons ATGAATCCCGTTTATAGCCCTGGTTCCTCTGGGGTACCATATGCAAATGCCAAAGGTATTGGGTACCCTG GCTTCCCAATGGGATATGCAGCTGCAGctcctgcctactctcccaacaTGTATGCTGGTGCAAATCCTGCCTTCCCTTCAG AAGTAGAACATCCACAATATGTGACTTCGGGTGTGCAAATGTTCATGTTCGGGCACGCTTTCTCTGCTGCGAGAAACGGTGCAATTAATTCAG GATATACACCAGGTACACCATACAAAGTTTCATGTTCCCCCACCAGTGGGACTGTGCCACCTTACTCCTCTTCCCCAAATCCTTACCAGACTGCAGTATACCCAGTAAGAAGTGCCTACCCACAGCAGAATCCATATGCACAG CAAGGAACGTATTATACACAGCCACTGTATGCAGCCCCTCCACACGTAATTCATCACACTACTGTTGTGCAACCCAATGGAATGCCAGCAACTATGTATCCAGCGCCAATTGCTTCTCCAAGAGGTAGTGGCGTGGCTATGGGGATGGTTGCTGGGACCACAATGGCGATGTCAGCAG GTACATTGTTGACCACCCATTCACCAACTCCAGTAGCTCCTCATCAAGTTACGATGCCTGCATATCGGCCTCCGGGGACACCAACCTATAGTTATGTCCCACCACAGTGGTGA
- the FAM168B gene encoding myelin-associated neurite-outgrowth inhibitor isoform X4, which translates to MNPVYSPGSSGVPYANAKGIGYPGFPMGYAAAAPAYSPNMYAGANPAFPSGYTPGTPYKVSCSPTSGTVPPYSSSPNPYQTAVYPVRSAYPQQNPYAQQGTYYTQPLYAAPPHVIHHTTVVQPNGMPATMYPAPIASPRGSGVAMGMVAGTTMAMSAGTLLTTHSPTPVAPHQVTMPAYRPPGTPTYSYVPPQW; encoded by the exons ATGAATCCCGTTTATAGCCCTGGTTCCTCTGGGGTACCATATGCAAATGCCAAAGGTATTGGGTACCCTG GCTTCCCAATGGGATATGCAGCTGCAGctcctgcctactctcccaacaTGTATGCTGGTGCAAATCCTGCCTTCCCTTCAG GATATACACCAGGTACACCATACAAAGTTTCATGTTCCCCCACCAGTGGGACTGTGCCACCTTACTCCTCTTCCCCAAATCCTTACCAGACTGCAGTATACCCAGTAAGAAGTGCCTACCCACAGCAGAATCCATATGCACAG CAAGGAACGTATTATACACAGCCACTGTATGCAGCCCCTCCACACGTAATTCATCACACTACTGTTGTGCAACCCAATGGAATGCCAGCAACTATGTATCCAGCGCCAATTGCTTCTCCAAGAGGTAGTGGCGTGGCTATGGGGATGGTTGCTGGGACCACAATGGCGATGTCAGCAG GTACATTGTTGACCACCCATTCACCAACTCCAGTAGCTCCTCATCAAGTTACGATGCCTGCATATCGGCCTCCGGGGACACCAACCTATAGTTATGTCCCACCACAGTGGTGA